Proteins encoded within one genomic window of Companilactobacillus zhachilii:
- a CDS encoding collagen-binding domain-containing protein, which yields MKRKVMLTAAGLSIGLGAAKSVVHAPILPDLLKARSLDAADLGELEKNFSILNRINNDAVQDGGKAKDDFPTANNNLLNYAAYFHIFANSASLNVHTNGNVAVGVFDGVDNFGTKIHEKTLEKDIHYIQDLSKIANSSFVDKTDTRNNKVVFGNSLKLDTLGHKLTVNGIDLDHLSLEELYQDKDDNKYIDFDIAFSFLRSQSTNLSGMESEKEQVTNTQFPDFNKRVIELKDYTPNKDNIIVVNLSSEVLKMNTPIIIDGIDKDKAGTTVIINVDTNGDNEYSMQSPIKIRYNDGTERNNHETEHFDDNHLLWNFYNSQANDKLYRGVIEMNATFQGSVLAPAATVNVHHNLDGNIVANDVNIVGGETHRWDFQDESDEVTVIPDPDPTDPENPGPKDPDPTDPEDPDPKDPDPTNPEDPDPKDPDPTDPEDPGPTDPDTPDPDDLDIDDPNLKPDTDGGAENPDPDDLDIDDPNLKPDTDGGAENPFPDLTPDNENSAGGETVTQGVSNPDNPLTTTRVETLAREVSANSSTPSSGSAVTNSASEGFLPRTGVVKSGALGLLGAALMTVIGVFGYKRK from the coding sequence ATGAAAAGGAAAGTAATGCTTACAGCAGCCGGATTATCGATAGGACTTGGAGCAGCAAAATCAGTTGTACATGCACCAATATTGCCTGATTTATTAAAAGCTAGGAGTTTGGATGCAGCTGACTTAGGAGAACTTGAAAAAAACTTTAGTATTTTAAACCGAATCAATAATGATGCCGTACAAGATGGCGGAAAGGCTAAAGATGATTTTCCAACTGCAAATAATAATTTACTTAATTATGCAGCGTATTTTCATATTTTCGCTAACTCAGCATCATTAAATGTACATACTAATGGAAATGTGGCTGTAGGAGTTTTTGACGGAGTTGATAATTTTGGAACCAAAATTCATGAAAAAACACTTGAAAAAGATATACATTATATCCAAGATTTGAGTAAAATTGCCAATAGTTCTTTTGTTGATAAAACTGATACTAGAAACAATAAGGTTGTATTTGGAAATAGTCTAAAACTTGATACTTTAGGTCATAAACTAACAGTAAATGGAATCGATCTTGATCATTTAAGTTTGGAAGAATTGTATCAAGATAAAGATGATAATAAATATATCGATTTTGATATCGCGTTTAGTTTTTTAAGAAGTCAATCAACTAATTTATCTGGTATGGAAAGTGAAAAAGAGCAAGTTACGAATACACAATTTCCAGATTTTAATAAGCGTGTTATTGAATTGAAAGATTATACACCGAATAAGGATAATATCATTGTTGTTAATTTATCATCTGAAGTTCTAAAAATGAATACGCCCATAATAATTGATGGTATTGATAAAGATAAAGCAGGAACAACAGTAATTATCAATGTTGACACTAATGGCGATAATGAGTATTCAATGCAGTCACCAATCAAAATTAGATACAATGATGGCACAGAAAGAAATAATCATGAAACAGAACATTTTGATGACAATCATTTGTTATGGAACTTTTATAATAGTCAAGCTAATGACAAATTATATCGTGGTGTGATTGAAATGAATGCAACATTCCAGGGAAGTGTTCTTGCTCCAGCGGCTACAGTAAATGTTCATCATAATTTAGATGGTAATATCGTTGCAAATGATGTAAACATAGTGGGTGGTGAGACACATCGTTGGGATTTCCAAGATGAATCAGATGAAGTGACCGTTATACCAGACCCAGATCCAACAGACCCAGAAAATCCAGGTCCAAAGGACCCAGACCCAACAGACCCAGAAGATCCAGATCCAAAGGACCCAGACCCAACGAATCCAGAAGACCCAGATCCAAAGGACCCGGACCCAACGGATCCAGAAGATCCAGGTCCGACAGACCCAGACACTCCTGATCCGGATGACCTAGACATAGATGATCCAAATCTAAAACCGGACACAGATGGGGGAGCAGAAAATCCAGACCCTGATGACTTAGACATAGATGATCCAAATCTAAAACCTGATACTGACGGGGGAGCGGAAAATCCATTTCCTGACCTAACGCCAGACAATGAGAATTCAGCTGGTGGTGAAACAGTTACTCAAGGTGTCAGCAATCCAGACAATCCTTTAACTACTACAAGAGTGGAAACATTAGCTAGAGAAGTGTCTGCCAATTCTTCTACACCTTCTAGTGGAAGTGCAGTGACGAATTCGGCTAGTGAAGGATTCTTACCAAGGACCGGTGTTGTCAAAAGTGGTGCCTTAGGGCTTTTAGGAGCAGCTTTGATGACGGTGATTGGAGTATTTGGTTATAAACGTAAATGA
- a CDS encoding nicotinate-nucleotide adenylyltransferase: MNTAASVITKTKAQPQLQTNAKKKHVGILSGAFNPIHNGHLMIAEQVYEQLDLDKILFIPDKIPPHRGISRYIPKVSVDDRINMVKYGIRDNPHFELDMTDIDLGGVSYTYETIKHLKERNPNTEYYLIVGYDMVGNLPKWSHIDELVKEVHFVGVCRKGFEKKSDYPIMWVNTPVIEISSTVIRQRVREGKSLKYFVPDDVAWYIKDKGIYKK, from the coding sequence ATGAATACTGCAGCATCAGTTATTACAAAAACTAAGGCTCAACCACAATTGCAAACCAATGCAAAGAAGAAACATGTTGGTATTCTTAGTGGTGCATTCAATCCCATTCACAATGGGCATTTGATGATTGCTGAACAAGTTTATGAACAATTGGATCTCGATAAAATTTTATTTATTCCTGATAAGATTCCTCCACATCGTGGAATTAGTCGTTATATTCCTAAAGTTAGTGTCGATGATCGAATTAATATGGTCAAGTATGGTATCAGAGATAATCCTCATTTTGAGTTGGATATGACTGATATTGATCTTGGTGGAGTCAGCTACACTTATGAAACAATCAAGCATTTGAAGGAACGTAATCCTAATACCGAATATTATCTGATTGTAGGTTACGATATGGTTGGAAATTTGCCTAAATGGTCACATATTGATGAACTTGTGAAAGAAGTTCACTTTGTTGGTGTCTGTCGTAAAGGTTTTGAAAAGAAATCTGACTATCCGATTATGTGGGTTAATACACCAGTGATTGAAATTAGTTCCACAGTTATTCGTCAACGTGTTCGTGAAGGTAAATCGCTCAAATACTTTGTCCCAGATGACGTTGCTTGGTATATAAAAGACAAAGGAATTTATAAAAAATAA
- a CDS encoding MalY/PatB family protein has translation MSYDFETLNKKRAGNSAKWDVKANELPMTIADMDFKTAPEIIEALQTKIAMGLFGYEEVPKEYFKAVADWYETEHNVRPKEDWMIFATGVVPALSSAVRRLTSLGDNILVQAPVYNIFYNSIVNSGRHVVSNDLIYDVKTHQYSIDFADLEEKLSDPLTNMMILCNPHNPVGKIWNVAELTKIASLCQKYDVKLFSDEIHGDLTLNETGYNPIFGLDTKYLSNVVVAVSPSKTFNVAAMHAATVIVPNANLRGQVSRGLNSEELAEPNFVAIPGTIAAYTKGHQWLQALKTKLRDNRQLVLDFLEQNIPEIKWVQGEATYLLWFDVAEITDDATELAEFIRKDSGLIVTPGSVYGGDGRHFIRMNIASPTEMIQDGLNRLQKSVRDYQNK, from the coding sequence ATGTCATATGATTTTGAAACTTTAAATAAAAAACGTGCTGGTAATTCGGCTAAGTGGGATGTTAAAGCTAATGAATTGCCCATGACGATTGCCGATATGGATTTTAAAACGGCTCCAGAAATCATCGAGGCTTTACAGACTAAAATTGCAATGGGGTTGTTTGGTTACGAGGAAGTCCCTAAGGAGTATTTCAAGGCTGTGGCTGACTGGTATGAAACAGAACATAATGTTCGCCCTAAGGAAGATTGGATGATTTTCGCTACAGGGGTTGTTCCAGCTCTTTCCTCGGCCGTACGACGTTTGACGTCATTAGGTGATAATATTTTAGTTCAAGCTCCGGTTTACAATATTTTTTATAATTCAATCGTTAATAGTGGTCGACATGTAGTTTCAAATGATTTAATTTACGATGTTAAAACACATCAATATTCAATCGACTTTGCGGACTTGGAAGAAAAACTAAGTGATCCACTGACGAACATGATGATTCTCTGCAATCCTCACAATCCGGTTGGTAAAATCTGGAATGTCGCTGAATTAACGAAGATTGCTAGTTTGTGTCAAAAGTACGATGTGAAGTTGTTTAGTGATGAAATTCATGGTGATTTAACTTTGAACGAGACTGGATACAATCCTATTTTTGGATTAGATACTAAGTATCTAAGTAATGTTGTGGTAGCTGTTTCACCAAGTAAGACCTTCAATGTAGCGGCGATGCATGCGGCAACAGTTATCGTACCGAATGCCAATTTACGTGGCCAAGTTAGTCGTGGTTTGAATAGTGAAGAGTTGGCAGAGCCAAACTTTGTGGCTATTCCGGGAACCATTGCTGCTTATACAAAGGGTCATCAATGGTTACAAGCTTTAAAGACAAAATTACGTGATAATCGTCAATTAGTATTGGACTTTTTGGAACAAAATATTCCTGAAATTAAATGGGTTCAAGGTGAAGCCACATATCTGTTGTGGTTTGATGTGGCCGAAATTACTGATGATGCGACTGAACTCGCTGAATTTATTAGAAAAGACAGTGGTTTAATCGTTACACCAGGTTCGGTTTACGGTGGCGATGGTCGACATTTTATTCGGATGAATATTGCTAGTCCTACAGAAATGATTCAGGATGGTTTGAATCGTCTGCAAAAATCAGTTCGTGATTATCAAAATAAATAA
- a CDS encoding DUF3737 family protein, with product MKKQIKESYFDGERPLFKQHDKILIDTTFGKGESPLKETHDLDLDDVTFTWKYPLWYSKHITVNNSIFETMSRSGIWYTSDIEINNSALQAPKLFRRASKIRLNKVHFSDAEETLWICNDIKLKDVQVNGNYFGKDSSDIYAENLNVVGNYVFDGAKNVEVHNSTFVSKDAFWNCENVTIYDSKISGEYLAWNTKNITLINCTIESDQGLCYIDGLKMVNCKVLRTDLAFEYCSNIDADITTNVMSIKNPINGVIKVESVGKIIFDDPEIDPNATNIQVNSELCQRGA from the coding sequence ATGAAAAAACAAATAAAAGAAAGTTATTTTGATGGCGAACGACCATTATTTAAACAACATGACAAAATATTAATTGATACTACTTTTGGTAAAGGTGAGTCTCCACTGAAAGAAACACATGATTTAGATTTGGATGATGTTACTTTTACTTGGAAATATCCATTATGGTATTCAAAACATATCACTGTTAATAACAGTATTTTTGAAACAATGTCACGTTCAGGTATTTGGTATACCAGTGATATTGAAATCAATAACTCGGCTTTGCAAGCACCAAAGCTATTTCGTCGTGCTTCTAAGATTCGTCTTAATAAGGTTCACTTTTCTGATGCTGAGGAAACACTTTGGATTTGTAATGATATTAAATTAAAAGATGTCCAAGTCAACGGCAATTATTTTGGTAAAGATAGTAGTGATATTTACGCTGAAAACTTGAATGTTGTCGGAAATTACGTGTTTGATGGTGCCAAAAATGTTGAAGTTCACAATTCAACTTTTGTATCAAAGGATGCTTTTTGGAATTGTGAAAATGTTACAATTTACGATTCAAAAATCAGTGGTGAATATTTAGCATGGAATACGAAAAATATTACTTTGATTAATTGTACGATTGAGAGTGACCAAGGTCTTTGCTATATTGATGGTTTGAAGATGGTTAACTGTAAGGTTTTGCGGACTGACTTAGCTTTTGAATATTGTTCAAATATCGATGCCGATATTACAACTAATGTGATGAGTATCAAGAATCCTATCAATGGTGTTATCAAGGTAGAGTCAGTTGGAAAGATTATTTTTGATGATCCTGAAATTGACCCTAATGCAACTAATATTCAAGTTAACTCAGAACTTTGTCAACGAGGTGCCTAA
- a CDS encoding ABC transporter ATP-binding protein — translation MKNDVKDTLAKIHALSGKERRTIMKQLFSFAKYFKFQFGISIFFALLLSVINVLLPRMLQYFMDHYLTNMSTNMQMILVFAAVYAIATVLKAITQFVQIFFFSMGAERTLEKVRSDIFAKIHTLGLSYFDKTPAGSIVSRVTNDTKTLFDFWYLFLWIIVAAFSMISAFIAMVSVNLYLALATALFVLALYFVVWLYQRLSSKIYQNLREYLSQINTKLNESLMGINIIQQFGQQKRMTNEFEDRNGAYFLMRNKMININALLLYPTISLMFALAEVVSLSGFGIESTHVLVQAGVIYAFLTYQENFFNPLSDVMNFLSFFQDGMIAGYRLLHLFGNQATAPQQNESSLATITEGKIEFRHVTFAYEPGVPVLKDVSFVVQPGQTVAFVGHTGSGKSSIINIMLRFYEFGEGQILIDDHDIRDYSTQELRKKMGLVIQEPYLFYGDIAKNIRMFDDKITDEQIEQAGKFVDADNFIQNLPGKYHAKVSERGASFSTGQRQLISFARTIVRNPKILILDEATANIDPQTEQSITVGMSKMRDDRTTIAIAHRLSTVQDADQILVLNHGQIIERGTHEELLAKGGHYAELYALQSADTELL, via the coding sequence ATGAAAAATGATGTTAAGGACACTTTAGCAAAAATTCATGCGTTGAGTGGCAAAGAACGACGCACGATTATGAAACAACTGTTCAGTTTTGCTAAGTATTTCAAATTTCAATTTGGAATTTCAATTTTCTTTGCACTGTTGTTGAGTGTTATCAATGTGTTGTTACCGCGGATGTTGCAGTACTTTATGGACCATTATTTGACTAATATGAGTACGAATATGCAAATGATTTTAGTCTTCGCAGCAGTCTATGCGATAGCAACTGTTTTGAAAGCTATTACGCAATTTGTTCAAATCTTCTTCTTTTCAATGGGAGCTGAACGAACTTTGGAAAAAGTCCGGAGTGATATTTTTGCTAAGATTCACACGCTGGGCCTGAGCTATTTTGATAAAACGCCGGCTGGTTCAATTGTTTCACGGGTCACCAATGATACAAAAACTCTATTTGATTTCTGGTATCTCTTTTTGTGGATTATTGTGGCAGCTTTTTCCATGATCTCAGCCTTTATTGCCATGGTTTCAGTTAATCTTTATTTAGCTTTGGCAACAGCGTTATTTGTTTTGGCTTTGTACTTCGTAGTTTGGCTGTATCAAAGGTTAAGTTCAAAGATTTATCAAAATTTACGTGAATATTTGAGTCAGATCAATACCAAATTGAACGAATCGTTAATGGGAATTAATATTATCCAACAATTCGGTCAACAAAAACGAATGACAAATGAATTTGAAGATCGGAATGGTGCTTATTTCTTGATGAGAAATAAGATGATCAATATCAATGCGCTATTACTCTATCCCACAATCAGTTTGATGTTTGCCTTAGCAGAAGTAGTCTCATTGAGTGGCTTTGGGATAGAGAGTACGCATGTTTTGGTCCAAGCTGGTGTAATTTATGCCTTCTTGACATATCAGGAGAACTTCTTTAATCCGCTTTCAGATGTAATGAACTTTTTGTCATTTTTCCAAGACGGAATGATTGCCGGGTATCGGTTGTTACACCTGTTTGGTAATCAAGCGACGGCTCCACAACAAAATGAATCCAGTTTAGCAACGATTACTGAAGGTAAAATTGAATTCAGACATGTTACCTTTGCTTATGAACCTGGAGTGCCAGTTTTAAAAGATGTTTCATTTGTTGTTCAACCTGGTCAAACAGTGGCCTTTGTTGGTCATACGGGTAGTGGTAAGAGTTCAATCATTAATATTATGTTGCGCTTTTACGAATTTGGTGAAGGCCAGATTTTGATTGATGATCATGATATTCGTGATTATTCAACTCAAGAATTGCGTAAAAAAATGGGGCTAGTTATTCAGGAACCTTATCTTTTCTATGGTGATATTGCTAAGAATATTCGAATGTTTGACGACAAGATTACTGATGAACAAATTGAGCAAGCTGGTAAATTTGTGGACGCTGATAATTTTATTCAGAATTTGCCAGGAAAATATCATGCCAAGGTCAGTGAACGAGGGGCCAGTTTTTCTACCGGTCAACGTCAATTAATTTCGTTTGCTAGAACCATTGTTCGTAACCCTAAGATTTTGATTTTGGACGAGGCAACTGCCAATATTGATCCTCAGACTGAGCAAAGTATTACCGTAGGGATGTCGAAGATGCGTGATGATCGGACAACGATTGCGATTGCTCACCGATTATCGACGGTTCAAGATGCTGATCAAATTCTTGTTTTGAATCATGGGCAGATTATTGAACGTGGTACACATGAGGAATTATTGGCTAAAGGTGGTCATTATGCCGAGCTATATGCCTTGCAGTCAGCTGATACAGAACTACTATAA
- a CDS encoding ABC transporter ATP-binding protein — MGIFTRLGWFFKRQWKQYLIGVIALLLVAFCNVVPPRIVGNVVDSVSRKNLTIKYLTINMVILFVVAILQYLLRFLWQKMIYGSSFVLERELRSRLFRHFMKMDSTFYQKWRTGDLMAHATNDIDAVRSVAGPGILTLADSIITGTSMILAMGFLIDWKMTLMAASPLLLLGVMARVLGTKIHKAFKDSQAAFSSINNKTQESVVGIKVLKSLGEEKEDVADFNKYVHKNIKANKKTYRLDAMFDPLTTIIMGISYMVIIIVGGMNVLHKNITIGQLVSFISYMANLAWPMYAVGSLFNLLERGSASYDRIMDLLSEKSSLVEAKDALTTVPGGEIAFEIKRFHYPDDKAIALHDVDFKLGVGKTLGIVGPTGGGKSTIISLLMRDFDHYDGDIKVGNIDIRKYEINSYLDMIGYVPQTNFLFSTSIRDNVRFANITATQSEVQKASFIADLDNDIQQMPDGYDTQVGELGVSLSGGQKQRLSIARAMLSDPKLLILDDSLSAVDSKTERNIEIQIAKERQNGTTIIAASRLSSVENADEIIVVDGGTIVEQGTHQELLNQPGWYAQTFNLQTKNAEIEGRLGHEK, encoded by the coding sequence ATGGGGATTTTTACAAGATTAGGTTGGTTTTTTAAAAGACAATGGAAACAATATTTAATCGGAGTTATTGCTTTACTATTGGTTGCTTTTTGTAACGTTGTACCACCACGAATCGTTGGTAATGTTGTCGATAGTGTCAGTAGAAAAAATTTAACGATCAAATATTTGACCATTAATATGGTCATTTTGTTTGTCGTCGCAATTTTGCAATACTTGTTGCGTTTCCTTTGGCAAAAGATGATTTATGGAAGTTCCTTTGTTTTGGAACGTGAGTTGCGTAGTCGACTTTTTCGCCACTTTATGAAGATGGATTCAACTTTTTATCAAAAATGGCGAACTGGAGATTTAATGGCACATGCGACTAACGATATTGATGCGGTCAGGTCGGTCGCGGGACCAGGTATTTTGACATTAGCTGATTCAATTATCACCGGGACATCCATGATTTTAGCGATGGGATTTTTGATTGATTGGAAAATGACCTTGATGGCAGCATCGCCATTGTTGCTATTGGGAGTAATGGCACGAGTTTTAGGTACCAAAATTCATAAAGCCTTTAAGGATTCACAGGCGGCATTTTCAAGTATTAATAATAAGACCCAAGAGAGTGTCGTGGGAATTAAGGTATTAAAGTCGTTAGGTGAAGAAAAAGAAGATGTTGCTGATTTTAATAAATATGTTCATAAAAATATTAAAGCCAACAAAAAGACGTATCGGCTGGACGCCATGTTTGATCCGCTAACAACAATTATCATGGGTATTTCTTATATGGTAATTATCATCGTTGGCGGAATGAATGTTCTTCATAAAAATATCACGATTGGACAGTTGGTTTCATTTATTTCCTATATGGCTAATCTAGCTTGGCCGATGTATGCGGTCGGGAGTCTGTTCAATTTATTGGAACGTGGTTCAGCTAGTTATGATCGAATTATGGATCTATTGTCTGAGAAATCATCATTAGTTGAAGCGAAGGATGCCTTAACAACAGTTCCAGGTGGAGAAATTGCTTTTGAAATTAAGCGATTCCACTATCCTGATGATAAGGCGATTGCTTTGCATGACGTCGATTTCAAACTAGGAGTTGGAAAAACACTGGGAATTGTCGGTCCAACTGGTGGTGGTAAATCGACCATTATTAGTCTTTTGATGCGTGACTTTGATCATTATGACGGAGATATTAAAGTTGGTAATATCGACATTCGCAAATATGAAATCAACAGTTATCTCGATATGATTGGTTATGTCCCACAGACTAACTTCTTATTCTCAACTAGTATTCGTGATAATGTTCGATTCGCCAATATTACGGCTACACAATCAGAGGTGCAAAAAGCCAGTTTTATTGCTGATTTAGACAATGATATTCAACAAATGCCAGATGGCTACGATACACAAGTTGGTGAACTGGGAGTTTCTCTCTCTGGTGGTCAGAAACAACGTTTATCAATCGCACGAGCAATGTTGAGTGATCCTAAATTATTAATTTTGGATGATTCATTGTCCGCGGTTGATTCCAAAACGGAACGTAATATTGAAATTCAAATTGCTAAAGAACGCCAAAATGGTACGACGATTATCGCTGCTAGTCGGTTAAGTTCAGTTGAAAATGCCGATGAAATTATTGTCGTTGATGGTGGAACTATCGTTGAACAGGGGACACATCAAGAACTCTTGAATCAACCTGGATGGTATGCACAAACCTTTAATTTACAAACGAAAAATGCTGAAATTGAAGGGAGGTTAGGTCATGAAAAATGA
- a CDS encoding lactate oxidase, which produces MMNKKKYEASTAENHVDIVNLASLEGRVKDHMSNEKGAFGYIRGGAEDEWTLNENTEAFNDKEIMPRVLQGIDHADLSTKLWDIDLKTPIIQAPSAAQGLAHIKGETDTAKGVAAAGSIYSISTYASTSVEDAAAAAPDSPMFFQLYMSKDDKFNEFLIKKAVKAGAKAIIMTVDSTLGGYREADVINKFQFPLPMPNLAGYSAGDGEGKGISEIYASAKQGIVPTDIQKIKDMSGLPVFVKGIQSPDDAELAIQFGADGIWVSNHGGRQLDGGPASFALLPYIAEVVDKRVPIVFDSGVRRGEHVFKALASGADLVALGRPIIYGLNLGGAQGVTDVIEHLNKELAITMQLAGTKTIDDVKNTELLD; this is translated from the coding sequence ATGATGAATAAGAAAAAGTATGAAGCAAGTACAGCTGAGAATCATGTTGATATTGTAAATTTGGCTAGTCTTGAAGGCCGTGTTAAAGATCATATGAGTAACGAAAAGGGTGCTTTTGGTTATATTCGTGGTGGTGCTGAGGATGAGTGGACACTTAACGAAAATACTGAAGCTTTTAATGACAAAGAAATCATGCCCCGTGTTTTGCAAGGCATCGACCATGCTGATTTGAGTACAAAGTTATGGGACATTGATTTGAAGACTCCTATTATTCAAGCTCCATCTGCAGCTCAAGGTTTGGCTCACATTAAGGGTGAAACTGATACTGCTAAAGGTGTTGCTGCTGCCGGTTCAATTTACTCAATTAGTACATACGCAAGTACATCGGTTGAAGATGCGGCCGCCGCTGCTCCAGATTCACCAATGTTTTTCCAATTGTATATGAGTAAAGATGACAAGTTCAATGAATTTTTAATTAAGAAAGCTGTTAAAGCTGGTGCTAAGGCTATTATTATGACAGTTGACTCAACCCTTGGCGGTTATCGTGAAGCAGATGTCATCAATAAGTTCCAATTTCCATTACCAATGCCTAATTTAGCTGGTTATTCGGCTGGGGATGGCGAAGGTAAAGGTATCAGTGAAATTTACGCTTCAGCTAAGCAAGGAATCGTCCCTACAGATATTCAAAAGATCAAAGATATGTCAGGATTGCCAGTCTTTGTTAAAGGTATCCAATCACCAGATGATGCCGAACTAGCTATTCAATTTGGTGCTGATGGCATCTGGGTTTCAAATCACGGTGGTCGTCAACTAGATGGTGGACCTGCTTCATTTGCGCTACTTCCATATATTGCCGAAGTAGTCGACAAACGTGTGCCAATTGTCTTTGATAGTGGTGTTCGTCGTGGTGAACATGTCTTCAAAGCTCTGGCAAGTGGGGCTGACTTAGTTGCTCTAGGTCGTCCAATTATTTATGGATTGAATCTCGGTGGTGCTCAGGGTGTTACTGATGTTATCGAACATTTGAACAAGGAACTAGCAATTACTATGCAACTTGCTGGTACTAAGACAATTGACGATGTTAAGAATACTGAATTGTTAGATTAA
- a CDS encoding CPBP family intramembrane glutamic endopeptidase — MENKSRLFWGSYIGFWVIWLIVQTFLYSIIIKLPQFTSTYDLLINFVIKGVVWLTLTFWLLHTFKKQLFIERQKLFNRNFPKEFWILLVIFLTYLFISAISSKHGIKLINHPFTTRGGQLLGIVFGAGFFEELVFRAGYLNILLTKVKKWSAIFISTTMFLLIHLPVYFVSNMNISAWIINILTVLVIGTLMGWIFTKSKNIWPSIILHCVWDSLTFLLIV, encoded by the coding sequence TTGGAAAACAAATCAAGGCTCTTTTGGGGAAGTTACATTGGATTTTGGGTAATTTGGTTAATTGTACAGACATTCTTGTATTCAATTATTATTAAACTGCCACAATTTACATCGACTTACGATTTATTAATTAATTTTGTCATTAAAGGCGTAGTGTGGTTGACTTTAACTTTTTGGTTACTGCATACTTTTAAAAAGCAGTTATTTATAGAAAGACAAAAATTATTTAATCGTAATTTCCCCAAAGAATTCTGGATACTATTAGTAATTTTTTTGACTTATTTGTTTATTAGTGCAATATCTTCCAAACATGGAATTAAGTTAATTAATCATCCATTCACGACACGAGGTGGTCAATTACTTGGTATTGTATTTGGCGCTGGATTCTTCGAAGAATTAGTATTTAGGGCAGGGTATTTAAATATACTTTTAACAAAAGTAAAAAAATGGTCGGCTATTTTTATATCAACAACTATGTTTTTGCTGATACATCTGCCGGTATATTTTGTATCCAATATGAATATTTCTGCTTGGATAATAAACATTTTGACTGTTTTAGTAATTGGGACATTAATGGGTTGGATATTTACAAAGTCTAAAAATATTTGGCCATCAATAATTTTACATTGCGTGTGGGATTCTTTAACATTTCTTTTAATTGTGTAA